Proteins encoded together in one Pseudomonas sp. TCU-HL1 window:
- a CDS encoding amino acid permease: MERSAMRRGLNARHIRFMALGSAIGTGLFYGSAAAIQRAGPSVLLAYLIGGAAIYLVMRALGEMAVRSPVSGSFGHYASQYLGRYAGFLTGWTYAFSMMMVCLADVTAFGVYMGLWFPDAPRWVWVLGIVLTISALNLCSVRVFGELEFWLSLLKVLAIVAMIIAGLGVLMFGIQLGDGNGGSTGFSNLWAHGGFFPNGIEGMMASFTIVMFAFGGIEVIGFTAGEAKDPQQMIPKAINSVPLRILLFYVLTLLVLMAIYPWPRIGSQGSPFVQIFNGLGIESAASILNLVVISAAVSAINSDIFSTGRMLFGMAENGQAPRAFARLSADGVPWMTVLVMGLTLLLGVLLNYLLPDELFLMFASLVTFSVVWVWLMILLSQLAMRRTLRREEVAALGFPVPFGAFGQYLAITFMLFIFVVLAVFPDTRTALYIGAAWLAVLSCAYRVWGRPRQVAQLKPELP, translated from the coding sequence ATGGAACGTTCCGCAATGCGCCGTGGCTTGAATGCGCGGCATATCCGCTTCATGGCCCTGGGCTCGGCCATTGGCACGGGGCTGTTTTATGGCTCGGCGGCGGCCATTCAGCGCGCTGGGCCGTCCGTGCTGCTGGCCTATCTGATAGGCGGCGCGGCGATCTACCTGGTCATGCGCGCCCTGGGCGAGATGGCAGTGCGTTCGCCGGTATCGGGCTCTTTCGGTCATTACGCCAGCCAGTACCTGGGGCGTTACGCCGGTTTCCTCACCGGGTGGACCTACGCCTTCTCGATGATGATGGTGTGTCTGGCCGACGTGACGGCATTTGGCGTCTACATGGGGCTGTGGTTCCCAGATGCGCCGCGCTGGGTCTGGGTACTGGGCATCGTGCTGACCATTTCGGCCTTGAACCTCTGCAGCGTGCGGGTGTTCGGCGAGCTGGAGTTCTGGCTGTCGCTGCTCAAGGTGTTAGCGATCGTGGCGATGATAATTGCCGGGCTGGGGGTGTTGATGTTCGGCATCCAGTTGGGCGATGGCAACGGAGGGTCGACGGGCTTTAGCAACCTCTGGGCACATGGCGGCTTCTTCCCCAACGGCATCGAGGGGATGATGGCTTCTTTCACCATCGTGATGTTCGCCTTCGGCGGCATTGAGGTGATCGGCTTCACGGCTGGCGAGGCGAAGGACCCGCAGCAGATGATTCCCAAGGCCATCAACTCGGTGCCGCTGCGCATCCTGCTGTTCTATGTGCTGACGCTGCTGGTGTTGATGGCGATCTACCCCTGGCCGCGAATCGGCAGCCAGGGCAGCCCCTTTGTGCAGATATTCAATGGCCTGGGCATCGAGTCGGCCGCCAGCATCCTCAACCTGGTGGTGATTTCGGCGGCGGTCTCCGCCATCAACAGCGACATCTTCAGCACGGGGCGCATGCTTTTCGGCATGGCCGAGAATGGGCAGGCCCCGCGCGCCTTCGCTCGCTTGTCCGCCGACGGCGTGCCCTGGATGACGGTGCTGGTGATGGGGCTGACCTTGCTGTTGGGTGTGCTGCTCAACTACCTGCTACCGGATGAGCTGTTTCTGATGTTCGCCTCGCTGGTGACCTTTTCGGTGGTGTGGGTGTGGCTGATGATCCTGCTCTCCCAGCTCGCCATGCGTCGCACTCTGCGCCGCGAGGAGGTGGCGGCCCTCGGCTTTCCGGTCCCGTTCGGGGCGTTCGGACAGTACCTGGCCATCACCTTCATGCTGTTCATCTTCGTGGTGTTGGCCGTGTTCCCCGATACCCGCACCGCGCTGTACATAGGCGCAGCCTGGCTCGCCGTTCTTTCCTGCGCCTATCGGGTGTGGGGCAGGCCGAGGCAGGTCGCGCAACTCAAGCCTGAATTGCCCTGA
- a CDS encoding response regulator transcription factor, translating into MPRQLTQWTRDVADLLAQPPGHPQLQALADWLQRLAFTDHIALFIYEGRHPPLALFDTIPPNLRHLFVGEYRAGPYLLDPFYLACVFGQSDGLYSMRRLAPERFYTTSYYCSYYRYLELSEQLGFIISLGGQSKAVLSLMRVRGSAAFSEGEMQLLRSAAPVVDQVVRAAWEVHRQQRPQTASGLDNKVNEAFEQFGRGVLTVRECEVARLLLEGHSNLSISQQLRIMPGTVKVHRRNLYEKLEIGSQSELLALFVRELKRA; encoded by the coding sequence ATGCCCCGACAACTCACCCAATGGACACGCGACGTTGCCGATCTCCTCGCGCAACCTCCCGGCCACCCGCAATTGCAGGCACTGGCCGACTGGCTACAGCGCCTGGCCTTCACTGATCACATCGCACTGTTCATCTATGAAGGGCGTCATCCGCCGCTAGCGCTGTTCGACACGATCCCGCCGAACCTGCGGCATCTCTTCGTCGGCGAATACCGGGCCGGGCCGTACCTGCTGGACCCGTTCTACCTCGCTTGTGTATTCGGTCAGTCCGATGGGCTTTACAGCATGCGACGGCTGGCTCCAGAGCGCTTCTACACCACGTCTTACTACTGCAGCTATTACCGCTACTTGGAATTGAGCGAGCAGCTCGGTTTCATCATCAGCCTGGGTGGGCAGAGCAAGGCAGTGCTATCGCTGATGCGGGTGCGGGGCAGCGCGGCATTTAGTGAAGGGGAGATGCAGCTGTTGCGCAGCGCGGCGCCGGTAGTGGACCAGGTCGTGCGTGCGGCTTGGGAGGTGCATCGGCAGCAGCGCCCGCAGACTGCTTCTGGTCTGGACAACAAGGTGAATGAGGCATTCGAGCAGTTCGGCCGTGGTGTGTTGACTGTGCGGGAGTGCGAGGTGGCGCGGTTGTTGTTGGAGGGGCACTCGAATCTCTCGATTTCGCAGCAGCTGCGGATCATGCCGGGAACGGTGAAGGTGCACCGGCGGAATCTCTATGAGAAGTTGGAGATCGGTAGTCAGTCCGAGTTGTTGGCGTTGTTTGTAAGGGAGTTGAAGAGGGCTTGA
- a CDS encoding transcriptional regulator → MKENSAQRAADAAGSQSALARLIGCTPQAVQRMCATGHVPAERVLQIEEAVGARVTRHELRPDLYPREPDPPRD, encoded by the coding sequence GTGAAAGAGAACTCCGCTCAACGCGCGGCTGATGCTGCCGGTAGCCAGTCGGCTCTCGCGAGGTTGATCGGCTGTACGCCGCAGGCCGTCCAGAGGATGTGTGCGACGGGCCATGTCCCCGCCGAGCGGGTCCTGCAAATTGAGGAGGCGGTTGGTGCGCGGGTGACGAGGCATGAGCTACGGCCGGATCTGTATCCCCGTGAGCCGGACCCGCCCAGGGATTGA
- a CDS encoding XRE family transcriptional regulator: protein MKTIGSRIAAARERKGINQSALSRLVGVKPQSVQAWEADRNTPRPKRLSLIAAALDVSVSALVDGIEVETNSSYQASLAGQAKEARRAAYLKDGEILIQKYELASMVKEEMPTDYVDLVSDLTVGIRQLDGLGIKYSDPTNLSIITAWDQSMASTIHDKDFVLIDRGINQYAGDGVYLIAWAGYLLIRRLQLAGTDKLELVADSPTHKSRVVPAGKIVVHARALLVWKAGKL, encoded by the coding sequence ATGAAAACGATCGGATCCCGCATTGCCGCGGCACGCGAAAGGAAAGGAATCAACCAATCCGCACTGAGCAGATTGGTGGGAGTCAAACCGCAATCCGTTCAGGCCTGGGAGGCCGACAGGAACACCCCGCGTCCCAAACGGCTCAGCCTGATCGCTGCTGCACTGGATGTGTCAGTGTCGGCTCTGGTCGACGGTATCGAGGTCGAAACAAACTCGAGTTACCAGGCCAGCCTCGCGGGCCAGGCGAAGGAAGCCCGCCGAGCCGCCTACCTGAAGGATGGCGAAATCCTGATCCAGAAATACGAACTGGCCAGCATGGTCAAGGAGGAGATGCCGACCGACTATGTCGACCTGGTGAGCGACCTCACTGTCGGCATCCGACAACTCGACGGACTGGGCATCAAGTACAGCGACCCCACCAATCTCTCCATCATCACCGCATGGGACCAGTCGATGGCCAGCACCATCCACGACAAGGACTTCGTGCTGATCGATCGCGGCATCAATCAGTACGCGGGCGATGGCGTCTATCTAATCGCCTGGGCGGGCTATCTGCTCATTAGGCGCCTGCAGCTTGCCGGAACCGACAAGCTGGAACTGGTGGCGGATAGCCCAACGCACAAGAGCCGAGTGGTGCCCGCAGGCAAGATTGTGGTTCATGCCAGGGCGCTGCTGGTTTGGAAGGCGGGGAAGTTATAG
- a CDS encoding protein NO VEIN domain-containing protein: MYRHSRYWAYSIGGIATSFIVSHNELEFSREADSQFYLYRVFQLSSDPRLFILRGDLSNQLYLTPLDFRASFRENFR, encoded by the coding sequence ATGTACCGACACTCACGCTATTGGGCATACTCGATTGGCGGTATCGCCACCTCGTTCATCGTCAGCCACAACGAGTTGGAATTCTCCAGAGAGGCAGACAGCCAGTTTTACCTCTATCGGGTGTTCCAGCTCAGTAGTGACCCGAGACTCTTTATCCTGCGTGGCGATCTGTCGAACCAGCTTTATCTGACGCCTTTGGATTTCAGGGCAAGCTTTCGCGAGAATTTTAGGTAG
- a CDS encoding YkgJ family cysteine cluster protein produces MSCTTSRKIDQLRRLIPTFACVPGCHDCCGPVTASSEEMSRLPVKSDVEHDAALAQWNCVHLGAQGCEVYEQRPLICRLFGTTPSLPCPRDRGPETSTEAHVERQVHELIASTRQVLV; encoded by the coding sequence TTGAGCTGCACGACCAGTCGAAAGATCGACCAATTGCGCCGGCTGATCCCGACGTTCGCCTGCGTGCCCGGCTGTCACGATTGCTGTGGGCCGGTGACCGCGTCGTCCGAGGAAATGTCACGACTCCCCGTAAAAAGCGACGTCGAACATGACGCTGCTCTGGCGCAATGGAACTGCGTACACCTCGGCGCGCAAGGCTGCGAAGTGTACGAGCAGCGCCCATTGATCTGTCGCCTGTTCGGGACTACCCCGAGCTTGCCCTGTCCGCGCGATCGTGGACCGGAAACGTCGACGGAGGCGCATGTCGAACGCCAGGTACATGAGCTGATCGCCAGCACCCGCCAAGTGCTGGTGTAG
- a CDS encoding SulP family inorganic anion transporter, with protein MIAVREAWKAGLFGREHWVRNLVSGVVVGVVALPLAMAFAIASGVKPEQGIYTAIIGGLLVSLLGGSRLQIAGPTGAFIVILAGVTAQYGVDGLQLATMMAGAILLLLGVTRLGAIIKFIPDPVIVGFTAGIGVIIWVGQWQDFFGLPKVGTGHFHEKLWHLLQALPDLHVATTLLATASLALVIASPRLRGLKRVPGPLVAMVFATAVQSLFHFDGVATIGSAFGGIPQGLPEFAWPDITLSRVIELIGPAFAIAMLGAIESLLSAVVADGMAGTKHDSNQELIGQGIANLAVPLFGGFAATGAIARTATNIRNGATGPLAGVTHAVTLVLIILFLAPLASNIPLCALAAILFVVAYNMSELKHFQRMLQRAPRADVAILLITFGLTVFSDLVIAVNIGVILAMLQFIRRMASSVEVQQVVEEELASELHANGQLRLPPGVLVYTIEGPLFFGAAETFERVLAQTHTDPRLLVIRLKRVPFMDITGLQTLEEVIQQLHKRQIVVKLCEANRKVLSKLDKAGILQTLGTAHYHDEFAAALAIDEAPQAPR; from the coding sequence ATGATTGCCGTACGCGAAGCGTGGAAGGCCGGGTTGTTCGGGCGGGAACACTGGGTGCGCAACTTGGTGTCCGGCGTGGTCGTCGGCGTTGTGGCACTGCCCCTAGCCATGGCGTTCGCCATCGCCTCCGGGGTCAAGCCGGAGCAAGGCATCTACACCGCGATCATTGGCGGCTTGCTGGTTTCCCTGCTGGGCGGCAGCCGTCTGCAGATTGCCGGACCGACCGGTGCCTTCATCGTGATACTCGCGGGGGTCACCGCCCAATACGGCGTGGATGGCCTGCAGCTCGCTACCATGATGGCCGGTGCCATCTTGCTGCTCCTCGGCGTCACTCGTCTCGGCGCCATCATCAAGTTCATCCCCGATCCGGTGATCGTCGGCTTCACCGCAGGGATCGGGGTAATCATCTGGGTCGGGCAGTGGCAGGACTTTTTCGGTCTGCCCAAGGTCGGCACTGGGCATTTCCACGAGAAGCTCTGGCACCTGCTGCAGGCGCTGCCGGACCTGCATGTCGCCACCACCCTGCTCGCGACGGCCAGTCTTGCCCTGGTCATCGCGTCCCCCAGGCTGCGCGGTCTGAAACGCGTACCCGGTCCCCTGGTGGCGATGGTGTTCGCCACGGCGGTCCAGTCGCTGTTCCACTTCGATGGGGTAGCCACCATCGGCAGCGCCTTCGGCGGCATTCCCCAGGGGCTGCCCGAATTCGCCTGGCCAGACATCACCCTGTCACGGGTGATCGAACTGATCGGCCCGGCCTTCGCCATTGCCATGCTCGGCGCCATCGAGTCGCTGCTGTCCGCCGTGGTGGCCGATGGCATGGCCGGCACCAAGCACGACTCCAATCAAGAGCTGATCGGCCAGGGCATCGCCAATCTAGCCGTCCCGCTGTTCGGCGGGTTCGCCGCCACCGGTGCCATCGCCCGAACCGCCACCAATATTCGCAATGGCGCCACCGGGCCTTTGGCCGGCGTGACTCACGCCGTGACCCTGGTGCTGATTATTCTGTTCCTGGCACCCCTCGCGTCGAATATTCCGCTCTGCGCCCTGGCCGCGATCCTGTTCGTCGTCGCCTACAACATGAGCGAGCTGAAACACTTCCAACGCATGCTGCAGCGTGCGCCACGGGCCGACGTGGCGATCCTGCTCATCACCTTCGGCCTGACCGTGTTCAGCGACCTGGTGATCGCAGTGAACATCGGCGTCATCCTCGCCATGCTGCAGTTCATACGACGCATGGCCTCCTCGGTCGAGGTGCAACAGGTGGTCGAGGAGGAACTGGCCAGCGAACTGCACGCCAATGGCCAGCTCCGCCTACCGCCCGGGGTGCTGGTCTATACGATCGAGGGGCCGCTGTTCTTTGGTGCAGCAGAAACCTTCGAACGGGTCCTGGCCCAGACTCATACCGATCCGCGCCTGCTGGTGATTCGCCTGAAGCGCGTGCCGTTCATGGACATCACGGGTCTGCAGACACTGGAAGAGGTCATTCAGCAGCTGCACAAGCGGCAGATCGTGGTGAAACTCTGCGAAGCGAATCGCAAGGTGCTCAGCAAGCTCGACAAGGCAGGCATCCTGCAGACCCTGGGGACGGCGCATTACCACGACGAGTTCGCCGCTGCGCTGGCGATAGATGAGGCGCCACAAGCGCCTCGTTAG
- a CDS encoding ribbon-helix-helix protein, CopG family — translation MESKTARLTVLIDPHKKKAFEELCAAQDLTPSQVVRQLIRDYLEHHGVTYETKSTLAANAKS, via the coding sequence ATGGAAAGCAAGACCGCCCGCCTCACCGTTCTCATCGATCCGCACAAGAAGAAAGCGTTCGAAGAACTGTGCGCCGCGCAAGACTTGACGCCGTCGCAGGTGGTGCGACAACTGATCCGGGACTACCTGGAGCACCATGGCGTCACCTATGAGACCAAGAGCACGTTGGCGGCCAACGCCAAATCCTGA
- a CDS encoding universal stress protein — translation MPEVMACIDGSASTPAVCDYAAWASQRLNVPLSFLHVLEPQRYPSEVDLSGNIWLRSRDSLLQELASQEEEQSRQALEQDRLILNAARERARAAGIHALEGRQREGDLVDRLHELESEIELLVIGARGELHANQASAMGSQLESVVRSMHRPILVTPVHFKAPESVLVAFDGSATMRQAVTTLAASALLQGLPIHLVMIGSANDENWAQLGAACDELAIAGFRVYTAISAGEVEPALHLYQTEQSIDLLVMGAYGHSRFRQFLVGSSTARMLRTTRTPLLVVC, via the coding sequence ATGCCTGAAGTTATGGCGTGTATCGATGGTTCCGCGTCTACACCTGCGGTGTGTGACTATGCGGCATGGGCGAGCCAGCGACTGAACGTGCCGCTGTCCTTCCTGCATGTGCTGGAGCCGCAGCGGTACCCAAGCGAAGTCGACCTCAGCGGCAACATTTGGCTTCGTAGCCGCGACAGCTTGCTGCAGGAGCTGGCGTCCCAGGAGGAGGAGCAGAGCCGGCAAGCCCTCGAACAGGACCGACTGATCCTGAACGCCGCGCGTGAGCGCGCCAGGGCGGCGGGTATCCACGCGCTGGAAGGGCGTCAACGGGAAGGCGACCTGGTCGATCGCCTGCACGAACTGGAGAGTGAAATCGAGCTGTTGGTGATTGGTGCGCGCGGCGAGCTTCACGCAAACCAGGCGTCGGCCATGGGCAGTCAGCTGGAAAGCGTCGTGCGCAGCATGCATCGCCCGATCCTTGTGACACCCGTCCATTTCAAGGCGCCGGAAAGCGTGCTGGTCGCCTTTGACGGCAGCGCAACGATGCGCCAGGCGGTGACCACGCTAGCCGCTAGCGCGCTTCTCCAGGGGCTCCCCATTCATCTGGTCATGATCGGCAGCGCAAACGATGAGAATTGGGCTCAACTGGGTGCTGCCTGCGATGAACTGGCCATTGCGGGCTTCAGGGTGTACACGGCGATCAGCGCTGGCGAGGTAGAACCGGCTTTGCACCTGTATCAGACGGAGCAGAGTATCGACCTGTTGGTGATGGGCGCCTACGGCCATTCACGATTCCGGCAGTTCCTGGTAGGCAGTTCGACCGCCCGCATGTTGCGGACGACCCGTACACCGTTGCTGGTGGTGTGCTAA
- a CDS encoding RES family NAD+ phosphorylase produces the protein MQGWRVAKEKRINDLTGAGAAIAGGRWNDVDVPAVYLGLSPGICSLETFVHTTSRVQPPLKIALIELPDDPGLYWEPGFKDLPMGWNAVPADRPSMDFGTRWLRSTSHLGLIVPSVVMPLERNLVLNPAHPAMGMVRIKEVYNFAYDERMFKDFPKTLQ, from the coding sequence ATGCAGGGATGGAGGGTCGCAAAGGAAAAGCGCATCAATGACCTTACAGGCGCGGGTGCGGCTATTGCTGGTGGTCGTTGGAACGACGTCGACGTACCAGCGGTCTACCTGGGCCTCTCGCCTGGCATTTGCAGCCTCGAGACGTTTGTCCATACCACGAGCAGGGTCCAGCCACCGCTCAAGATTGCCCTGATCGAGCTGCCAGATGACCCTGGTTTGTATTGGGAACCCGGGTTTAAAGACTTGCCAATGGGCTGGAATGCGGTGCCGGCCGATCGGCCAAGTATGGATTTCGGTACCCGCTGGCTGAGGTCAACGAGTCACCTCGGCCTGATCGTTCCTTCGGTCGTGATGCCACTGGAAAGGAATCTCGTGTTGAACCCAGCTCATCCCGCGATGGGCATGGTCCGAATCAAAGAGGTCTACAACTTCGCCTATGACGAGCGGATGTTTAAGGACTTCCCAAAGACGCTGCAATAG
- the parS gene encoding type II toxin-antitoxin system Xre/ParS family antitoxin: MSAIRNHEERRGMAKPVAFWTLAHARAKLTENQRLAEIKAGLGTEWVVSMKEAFHVSTQLLLTFANASASTLERRKKGNLPLDQVASERLDRLASVALLAEEVFEDKQAAADWMSEPNQSLGGRQPLSLCDTEIGANQVRRVLHAIEWGGAA; the protein is encoded by the coding sequence ATGAGTGCTATCAGAAATCACGAGGAGAGGAGGGGGATGGCAAAGCCTGTCGCCTTCTGGACCCTGGCTCATGCTCGCGCGAAGCTCACCGAGAACCAGCGGTTGGCCGAAATCAAGGCTGGGCTGGGCACGGAATGGGTCGTTAGCATGAAGGAAGCCTTTCATGTTTCGACCCAGCTACTGCTGACTTTTGCCAATGCATCTGCCTCGACGCTGGAGCGTCGGAAGAAGGGCAACCTGCCGCTGGATCAGGTGGCTTCGGAGCGGCTGGATCGTCTGGCCTCTGTAGCGCTACTGGCCGAAGAGGTCTTTGAGGACAAGCAGGCGGCCGCAGACTGGATGTCCGAGCCCAACCAGTCCCTGGGAGGACGGCAACCGCTGAGCTTGTGCGACACGGAGATTGGCGCCAATCAAGTGCGCCGGGTCCTTCATGCCATTGAGTGGGGCGGAGCCGCGTAA
- a CDS encoding NADPH-dependent F420 reductase gives MQIGIIGAGAIGSAIARTLCNAGIEVVIANSRGPESLQALANELGPKVRPVSREEAARADLVFLAVNWSKIPAALDGLGPWNGRIVVDANNPIEAPTFRPFDLGAQSSSEVVAQLLPGARLVKAFNHLAPALLAGDPQAEGGRRVLFYAGEDVEAKTEVAALIERLGFAGIDLGGLAEGRLAQFPGGPLPALNLVRYS, from the coding sequence ATGCAGATAGGCATCATCGGCGCCGGAGCCATCGGCAGCGCCATCGCCCGCACCCTGTGCAACGCAGGCATCGAAGTCGTCATCGCCAATAGCCGCGGGCCCGAGAGCCTGCAGGCGCTGGCCAATGAACTGGGGCCGAAGGTCAGGCCGGTCAGCCGCGAGGAGGCCGCCCGGGCGGATCTCGTCTTTCTCGCGGTGAACTGGTCGAAGATCCCCGCCGCGCTGGACGGGCTCGGCCCCTGGAACGGGCGCATCGTGGTGGATGCCAACAACCCTATCGAAGCGCCGACCTTTCGGCCCTTCGACCTGGGCGCCCAGAGCTCCAGCGAAGTGGTGGCGCAGCTGCTGCCCGGGGCCCGCCTGGTCAAGGCCTTCAACCATCTGGCGCCGGCACTGCTGGCTGGCGACCCGCAAGCCGAGGGAGGACGCCGAGTGCTGTTCTATGCAGGGGAGGATGTCGAGGCCAAGACCGAGGTGGCGGCGCTGATCGAGCGTCTGGGCTTTGCTGGCATCGACCTGGGAGGTCTTGCCGAGGGACGCCTTGCGCAGTTCCCCGGTGGGCCGCTGCCGGCTCTAAATCTGGTGAGGTATAGCTAG
- a CDS encoding SDR family oxidoreductase, with the protein MNNATLPLNDQVALVTGGSRSIGAAIAKRLAADGASVAITYHASPDKADVLVGEIVAAGGKAIAIAADAGDPQAVRSAVQQVASTFGRLDILVNNAGISVLGAPEEIAFEDFQRILAVNVTGVFVATQEALKHMGRGGRIIHIGSSMVQYAAFATASAYTLTKGALAGFSRGLVRDLGPRGITVNTVHPGPTDSDMNPADGPVADFVRPNIAVGRYGEGRDIAAAVAWLASPEAAFVSGAELLVDGGFTA; encoded by the coding sequence ATGAACAACGCCACTCTCCCCCTCAACGACCAGGTCGCCCTGGTCACCGGCGGCTCGCGCAGCATCGGCGCCGCCATCGCCAAGCGCCTGGCCGCCGACGGGGCCAGCGTCGCCATCACCTACCACGCCTCGCCGGACAAGGCCGATGTGCTGGTCGGCGAGATAGTCGCGGCCGGCGGCAAGGCCATCGCCATCGCCGCCGATGCCGGCGACCCGCAAGCGGTACGCAGCGCCGTGCAACAGGTCGCCAGCACCTTCGGCAGGCTGGATATCCTGGTCAACAATGCCGGTATCAGCGTGCTTGGCGCCCCGGAGGAGATCGCTTTCGAGGACTTCCAGCGCATCCTCGCGGTGAATGTCACCGGCGTGTTCGTCGCCACCCAGGAGGCGCTCAAGCACATGGGCCGCGGCGGTCGCATCATCCACATCGGCAGCTCCATGGTGCAGTACGCCGCTTTCGCCACCGCCTCGGCCTACACCCTGACCAAGGGCGCCCTAGCCGGCTTCAGTCGTGGCCTGGTGCGCGACCTCGGTCCGCGTGGCATCACGGTCAACACCGTGCATCCCGGCCCGACCGACAGCGACATGAACCCGGCGGACGGCCCGGTGGCTGACTTCGTCCGCCCCAACATCGCTGTCGGCCGCTATGGCGAGGGTCGCGACATCGCCGCCGCCGTCGCCTGGCTGGCCAGCCCCGAGGCGGCCTTCGTCAGCGGTGCCGAGCTGCTGGTCGATGGCGGCTTCACCGCCTGA
- a CDS encoding LysR family transcriptional regulator, which yields METLANLESFVRSAECGSFSAAARRLGLTPAAISRNVAQLEANLGVRLFQRSTRRLTLTEAGERFLGNVGGGLESIQAAIADLTSSAGAPAGVLRLSAAPAFGRDFLLPLMPGFLARYPAVTPEWHFDNRQVELIADGFDAAIGGGIELSPGVVARELAPAHLVLVAAPGYLAGRPVPRRPEQLAEFDQLAMRSTQSGKVRSWMLQGPKGERMPLELRPRMLVNDPQALCSSALLGLGVALLAVPDVLEHLERGALVRLLPDWHVDAGPISLYFASQKLLPAKTRAFVNHLVEHAREQQWPRRFDARGRGLI from the coding sequence ATGGAAACCCTGGCCAATCTGGAGTCCTTCGTGCGCAGTGCCGAGTGCGGCAGCTTCTCCGCCGCGGCACGGCGGCTGGGTCTGACGCCGGCGGCGATCAGTCGCAACGTCGCCCAGTTGGAAGCCAATCTTGGCGTGCGCCTGTTCCAGCGCAGCACCCGGCGTCTGACCCTGACCGAGGCCGGCGAGCGCTTTCTCGGCAACGTCGGCGGCGGGCTGGAAAGCATTCAGGCGGCCATCGCCGATCTCACCAGCAGTGCCGGCGCACCGGCTGGCGTGCTGCGCCTGTCGGCGGCCCCGGCCTTCGGCCGCGATTTCCTGTTGCCACTGATGCCCGGGTTTCTCGCCCGCTACCCGGCGGTAACGCCGGAGTGGCACTTCGACAATCGCCAGGTGGAGCTGATTGCCGATGGCTTCGATGCCGCCATCGGCGGCGGTATCGAGCTGTCGCCTGGGGTGGTGGCGCGGGAACTGGCGCCGGCGCATCTGGTGCTGGTGGCGGCGCCTGGTTATCTGGCTGGACGACCCGTGCCGAGGCGGCCGGAACAGTTGGCCGAGTTCGATCAGTTGGCCATGCGTTCGACCCAGAGCGGCAAGGTGCGCAGTTGGATGTTGCAGGGGCCGAAGGGCGAGCGTATGCCGCTGGAGCTGCGTCCGCGCATGCTCGTCAACGATCCCCAGGCGCTCTGTAGCAGCGCATTACTCGGTCTGGGTGTGGCGCTGCTGGCCGTGCCGGACGTGCTGGAGCATCTCGAGCGCGGCGCTCTGGTGCGACTGCTGCCGGACTGGCATGTGGATGCCGGCCCCATCTCGCTGTACTTCGCCAGCCAGAAGCTGCTGCCGGCCAAGACCCGCGCCTTCGTCAATCACCTGGTCGAGCATGCCCGCGAACAGCAGTGGCCGCGACGCTTCGACGCCAGGGGTAGAGGCTTGATTTAG